A genomic segment from Natronorubrum tibetense GA33 encodes:
- a CDS encoding CbtB domain-containing protein: METNDTVHSRFETARTELTALQVETGLLFAAAIAFTLIFLQEPLAHDAMHNFRHGAGIVCH, from the coding sequence ATGGAGACGAACGATACCGTCCACAGTCGATTCGAAACCGCCCGCACAGAACTAACGGCGCTGCAGGTTGAGACCGGGCTTCTGTTCGCCGCGGCAATCGCCTTTACGCTGATCTTTCTGCAGGAACCGCTCGCTCACGACGCGATGCACAACTTCCGACACGGCGCAGGGATCGTCTGTCACTGA
- a CDS encoding CbtA family protein, whose product MIYDYLQRGVLAGVVAGLAYGLYVAVVANPLSEYLHDAGHGHGDHGHDDHSHEHGHAHEHAEHAVSETTTALVSIGSGVLWAIFLGGLFAIALYFLEPALPGPDGVKAYVLAGAGFVTVSATPWLVLPPAAPGAEQLYTIDMRLAIYVGLVALGAIVSATAILAYRRTAPRQPALRVVAAAVPIVAVAAVLPLATPTIVTHPELSGDLVSAYQALAVLSQAAVWALLAGSFNALRRRAEPSADASDSHEALTASP is encoded by the coding sequence ATGATCTACGACTATCTTCAGCGCGGCGTCCTCGCAGGCGTCGTCGCCGGGCTCGCGTACGGGCTGTACGTGGCTGTCGTTGCGAACCCGCTCAGCGAATATCTTCACGACGCCGGTCACGGACACGGCGACCACGGGCACGACGATCACAGCCACGAGCACGGCCACGCACACGAGCACGCAGAACACGCCGTCTCCGAAACGACGACCGCGCTCGTGAGTATCGGCAGCGGTGTCCTCTGGGCGATTTTCCTCGGCGGACTGTTCGCCATCGCGTTGTACTTCCTCGAGCCGGCACTCCCCGGCCCCGACGGCGTGAAAGCATACGTTCTCGCCGGAGCCGGCTTCGTAACTGTCTCGGCAACGCCATGGCTCGTGCTCCCGCCCGCAGCTCCGGGGGCCGAACAGCTGTACACCATTGACATGCGGCTGGCCATCTACGTGGGTCTCGTCGCCCTCGGCGCGATCGTCTCCGCTACAGCGATTCTCGCGTATAGGCGTACAGCACCACGACAGCCAGCACTCAGGGTTGTGGCCGCTGCAGTACCGATTGTCGCTGTCGCCGCCGTTCTGCCGCTGGCCACGCCGACGATCGTTACCCACCCCGAGCTGTCCGGCGATCTCGTTTCGGCGTACCAGGCGCTGGCCGTCCTGAGCCAGGCCGCGGTCTGGGCGCTGCTCGCTGGGTCGTTCAACGCCCTTCGACGGCGTGCCGAACCGTCTGCAGATGCTAGCGACTCGCACGAAGCCCTGACGGCCAGCCCATAA
- a CDS encoding (2Fe-2S) ferredoxin domain-containing protein — translation MQNRTEKQRDRLAAQVFVCTNDRDSEYACCADVGGQKTLEAIKSWLRERNAFWSPISVTETGCLGLCSEEGTAIAIQPRNRWYSDIQPEDVPELLEREFGPNGDRVGDEFSEDAGDGEHAADE, via the coding sequence ATGCAGAACCGAACCGAAAAACAACGCGACCGACTCGCCGCACAGGTATTCGTCTGTACGAACGATCGCGACTCGGAGTACGCCTGCTGTGCAGACGTCGGCGGTCAGAAGACCCTCGAGGCCATCAAATCGTGGCTCCGCGAGCGCAACGCGTTCTGGAGTCCGATTTCGGTGACCGAAACCGGCTGTCTGGGCCTCTGCAGTGAGGAGGGAACGGCGATCGCGATCCAGCCGCGAAACAGGTGGTACTCCGATATTCAACCCGAAGACGTCCCCGAACTCCTCGAGCGCGAGTTCGGCCCGAACGGAGACCGTGTCGGCGACGAGTTCAGCGAGGATGCCGGCGACGGCGAGCACGCAGCCGACGAGTGA
- a CDS encoding class I adenylate-forming enzyme family protein, whose translation MLAWPDETLYEGVASVATDRPDRAAVVFRGTTWSYANLVAESRALAHGLADLGVSSGDVVAVWLGNRPEWTVCQLATSFLGAAMVAVNTRYRTHELEYMLSDSAASVLLTEASLLGRNYHGMLETAVPEIATQSPDSFAPDSIPSLEAVVSLDSDTELPALRGYESVLETGRDRLEDEQRDDGRNSLEPVSDPTAPAAVFYTSGTTSDPKGCLQSSRSLLNHSAHVAEHLGITDEDVGVTTLPFCGIWGYNTLFSHLASGATLVTQTHFDPETTLELVDEYDATSLTGLGVMFERLLEYESFARSRVETIERGVVGFISKGYDETLFERIEEAFGFPVVQPYGLSEANSQIFVGDPADAMERRKRVGGPPIHPAIDATIVDPETRAELPTGEEGELALRGYLLADGYLGKPEATAAAFDESGWFYTGDLATVDDDGYVYYRSRLDDALRTRGFLVAPREIGAAVEDHPGVRSCEVVGAPHPRHGDVPVAFVIAADDKGNNVSAAALESFLDDRVADYKVPAAFEFVDEFPTTEGPNGEKVQKALLRGQVQDRFTE comes from the coding sequence ATGCTCGCCTGGCCGGACGAAACCCTCTACGAAGGCGTGGCGTCGGTCGCGACGGACCGGCCGGACCGGGCGGCCGTGGTCTTTCGAGGAACTACCTGGAGCTACGCGAATTTGGTCGCGGAGAGCCGCGCGCTCGCCCACGGGCTCGCCGATTTGGGCGTCTCGTCGGGCGACGTCGTCGCCGTCTGGCTCGGGAACCGACCCGAGTGGACCGTCTGTCAGCTCGCGACATCGTTCCTCGGCGCGGCGATGGTCGCCGTCAACACCCGCTATCGGACCCACGAACTCGAGTACATGCTCTCCGATTCGGCAGCGAGCGTACTTCTCACCGAAGCGTCGCTGCTCGGCCGAAACTACCATGGGATGCTCGAGACCGCCGTTCCCGAAATTGCGACGCAATCGCCCGACTCGTTCGCTCCCGACTCGATTCCCTCTCTCGAAGCGGTCGTCAGCCTCGACTCCGATACCGAATTGCCAGCACTGCGCGGCTACGAGAGCGTACTCGAGACGGGACGTGATCGGCTGGAAGATGAGCAACGGGACGACGGACGAAACTCGCTCGAGCCGGTGTCCGATCCGACCGCGCCGGCGGCGGTCTTCTACACCAGCGGCACGACGAGCGATCCGAAGGGCTGTCTGCAGTCGAGTCGATCGCTGCTGAACCACTCCGCACACGTCGCGGAGCATCTGGGCATCACCGACGAGGATGTCGGCGTCACGACGCTCCCGTTCTGCGGTATCTGGGGGTACAACACCCTGTTCAGCCACCTCGCGTCCGGCGCGACGCTCGTCACGCAGACCCACTTCGATCCCGAGACGACCCTCGAACTGGTCGACGAGTACGACGCGACCTCGCTCACCGGACTCGGCGTGATGTTCGAACGGCTGCTCGAGTACGAGTCCTTCGCGCGGTCGCGCGTGGAGACGATCGAACGCGGGGTAGTCGGCTTTATCAGCAAGGGATACGACGAGACGCTGTTCGAACGGATCGAAGAGGCGTTCGGGTTTCCGGTCGTCCAGCCCTACGGGCTCTCGGAGGCCAACAGCCAGATCTTCGTCGGCGATCCAGCCGACGCGATGGAGCGACGAAAGCGCGTCGGCGGGCCGCCGATCCATCCGGCGATCGACGCGACGATCGTCGACCCCGAAACTCGGGCGGAGCTACCGACCGGTGAGGAAGGCGAACTCGCCCTCCGGGGCTACCTGCTCGCGGACGGTTATTTGGGGAAACCCGAGGCGACTGCAGCGGCGTTCGACGAGTCAGGATGGTTCTACACCGGCGATCTCGCGACCGTGGACGACGACGGCTACGTTTACTACCGCTCGAGACTCGACGACGCGCTTCGAACGCGGGGCTTTCTCGTCGCGCCTCGAGAGATCGGGGCCGCCGTCGAGGACCACCCCGGCGTTCGGTCCTGCGAAGTCGTCGGCGCGCCCCACCCTCGTCACGGAGACGTGCCGGTTGCGTTCGTTATCGCAGCCGATGACAAAGGTAACAACGTGTCCGCAGCGGCTCTCGAGTCGTTCCTCGACGACAGAGTGGCCGACTACAAGGTCCCCGCGGCGTTCGAGTTCGTCGACGAGTTCCCGACGACTGAAGGGCCAAACGGCGAGAAGGTACAGAAAGCGCTATTGCGCGGTCAGGTGCAGGATCGATTCACCGAGTGA